In Podospora pseudoanserina strain CBS 124.78 chromosome 5, whole genome shotgun sequence, a single window of DNA contains:
- a CDS encoding hypothetical protein (EggNog:ENOG503NXXD; COG:Q), whose translation MAFGAAHVQLWLGLLAVAGLLYTSCLVIYRIFFHPLAKYPGPLLAKLTDAYMLYYAWRGDRHLEFWRMHEKYGKFVRFGPNALSANSNTALKEIYGFRANVRKAEFYDAFVHPAPNTHNARDRDLHARKRRVLSHAFSDGAIKEVERYILANIRTFCEAIGDYGRAIQDNKGWSAPKNMSDWCNWLAMDILGDLCFGKAFHMLDRPDNRYAVDLVGVAAQRHLLCGTMPIVNKLSLDKILFHKIAAGRAKYMAYSRQQLTERTALGDETDRRDFFYHLLKARDPETGQGFTTPELWGESNLLIIAGSDTTSTAMAATLFYLVRNPAALAKVTDEIREKFSSLEDIQLGPVLNSCHYLRACIDEAMRLSPSVGGLLPREVLAGGMTIDGEMVPEGTIVGTPHYTIHHNANYYPEPFAYKPERWIASPGSEKEAGVREQEVALAQSAFCPFSIGPRGCIGKGLAYVEMSITLARVLYMYDLRRAVGVEDPGEGKPGAEMGREKPSEFQLVDTFTSLKNGCMVEFRRRDL comes from the exons ATGGCGTTTGGCGCAGCACATGTCCAGCTTTGGCTGGGGCTACTAGCAGTAGCCGGCCTTCTTTAT ACATCATGTCTTGTCATCTACCGCATCTTTTTCCACCCATTAGCGAAATACCCAGGTCCCCTCCTGGCCAAGCTCACCGATGCCTACATGCTCTACTACGCCTGGCGAGGCGACCGCCATCTTGAGTTCTGGCGCATGCACGAGAAGTATGGCAAATTCGTCCGCTTCGGTCCCAACGCCCTCAGTGCAAACTCAAACACCGCCCTCAAGGAGATCTACGGCTTCCGAGCCAACGTCAGGAAGGCCGAGTTCTACGATGCCTTCGTCCACCCCGCTCCCAACACCCACAACGCCCGCGACAGGGACCTCCACGCTCGCAAGCGCCGTGTTCTGTCGCATGCCTTCTCCGATGGCGCCATCAAAGAGGTAGAGCGCTACATCCTGGCCAACATCCGCACTTTCTGCGAGGCCATCGGCGACTATGGCCGTGCCATCCAGGATAATAAGGGATGGAGTGCGCCGAAGAACATGTCCGACTGGTGCAACTGGCTGGCCATGGATATCCTCGGTGATCTATGCTTCGGCAAGGCTTTCCACATGTTGGATAGGCCAGACAACAGGTACGCTGTTGATCTCGTCGGTGTAGCTGCCCAGAGACATCTCCTGTGCGGTACTATGCCCATTGTCAACAAGCTCTCTCTGGATAAGATCCTCTTCCACAAGATCGCTGCTGGTCGCGCCAAATATATGGCTTATTCGCGCCAGCAACTGACCGAGCGCACTGctcttggtgatgagacCGACCGCCGCGACTTTTTTTACCATCTCCTCAAGGCGCGCGACCCGGAAACTGGGCAGggcttcaccacccccgagtTGTGGGGCGAGTCCAACTTGCTGATCATTGCCGGCTCTGACACCACCTCTACCGCTATGGCTGCCACTCTGTTCTATCTCGTCCGCAACCCTGCCGCGTTGGCGAAGGTCACAGATGAGATCAGAGAGAAGTTCTCGTCTCTGGAGGATATCCAACTAGGTCCCGTTCTCAACTCTTGCCACTACCTCCGCGCCTGCATCGATGAGGCTATGCGCTTGTCGCCTAGTGTTGGTGGTCTGTTGCCCAGAGAGGTCTTGGCCGGCGGTATGACTATCGACGGCGAGATGGTACCTGAGGGAACGATTGTCGGAACACCACATTATACCATCCACCACAATGCCAACTACTACCCCGAGCCGTTTGCCTACAAGCCAGAGAGATGGATTGCTTCTCCAGGTAGCGAGAAGGAGGCCGGTGTTAGGGAACAGGAGGTAGCATTAGCTCAGAGCGCGTTCTGCCCATTTTCGATTGGACCAAGAGGGTGCATCGGGAAGGGCCTGGCGTACGTTGAGATGAGCATCACCCTGGCGAGAGTGCTGTATATGTATGACCTTCGCCgggcggttggtgttgaggatcCAGGAGAGGGCAAGCCTGGGGCGGAGATGGGCAGGGAGAAGCCGAGTGAGTTCCAGTTGGTCGACACATTTACCAGCTTGAAGAATGGGTGTATGGTTGAGTTTAGGAGGAGGGACCTGTaa
- a CDS encoding hypothetical protein (CAZy:GH5; COG:G; EggNog:ENOG503P066) — MKIVSMFLALASLTQAAPSHQNQYQNDLSNRQAGSWPFGPFVTSAGKIRDTTGKNIVYAGTNWPGHGEVMIPEGLQYQSIEYIVTKIKSIGMNAIRLTFAIEMIDQIYANNGQDITIQRAFTQALGQANGTKILNQVLAKNPQFTASTTRLQVFDAVAAELARQQIYVHLDNHISKGMWCCSGTDGNTWWGDTYFNTANWVRGLSYMANHGRNWAGLVSIGLRNEPREPTNNNALRSSSYNWQSLYNFHKQGASAISKANPALLIFLSGINYDTTVAPFFDGSTLSPGNTRFSLSDFPGYANKLVLEVHNYETGINSCSSLQYNLFNKGFKAMTSEAKIQFPVLLTEFGFAMDANTWRGTYATCLASYLPSQKAGWTIWVLAGSYYVREGIQDYDEGWGLLTRDWREWRSQGYVDGLFRGMVRNSLAG, encoded by the exons ATGAAGATTGTTTCAATGTTTCTGGCGCTGGCCAGCCTCACTCAAGCAGCACCAAGCCACCAAAACCAATACCAAAATGACCTCTCTAACCGACAGGCCGGATCCTGGCCCTTTGGCCCTTTTGTCACCTCCGCCGGGAAGATTCGCGACACAACCGGCAAAAACATCGTGTACGCCGGCACAAACTGGCCCGGCCATGGCGAGGTCATGATCCCGGAGGGTCTGCAATACCAGTCCATCGAATACATCgtcaccaagatcaagagCATCGGCATGAACGCCATCCGTCTCACTTTCGCAATCGAAATGATCGACCAAATCTACGCCAACAACGGACAAGACATTACCATCCAACGCGCCTTCACCCAAGCACTCGGCCAAGCCAACGGCACCAAAATCCTCAACCAAGTCCTCGCAAAGAACCCACAGTTCACCGCCTCGACAACCAGACTCCAAGTCTTCGACGCCGTTGCCGCCGAGCTAGCCAGGCAACAGATTTATGTCCATCTTGACAACCACATCTCAAAAGGAATGTGGTGCTGCTCCGGCACCGACGGCAACACCTGGTGGGGAGACACCTACTTTAACACCGCCAACTGGGTCAGAGGACTGTCTTACATGGCTAACCAC GGCCGAAACTGGGCCGGCCTAGTCTCCATCGGCCTCCGCAACGAGCCCCGCgaaccaacaaacaacaacgccctccgctcctcctcctacaACTGGCAATCCCTCTACAACTTCCACAAACAGGGTGCCTCCGCCATCAGCAAAGCCAATCCTGCCTTGCTAATCTTCCTCTCTGGCATCAACTACGACACCACCGTCGCGCCTTTTTTCGATGGTTCGACCCTCTCCCCGGGGAACACCCGTTTCTCTCTGTCAGACTTCCCCGGATATGCGAACAAGCTCGTGCTGGAAGTCCACAACTACGAAACGGGAATAAATAGCTGTTCCTCTCTGCAATACAACCTCTTTAACAAGGGCTTCAAAGCCATGACGTCTGAAGCAAAGATCCAGTTCCCGGTTTTGTTGACTGAGTTTGGGTTTGCGATGGATGCGAATACCTGGCGGGGTACGTACGCGACTTGTTTGGCTAGTTATCTGCCGAGCCAGAAGGCGGGGTGGACGATCTGGGTGTTGGCGGGGAGTTATTATGTGCGGGAGGGGATACAGGATTATGAtgaggggtgggggttgttgacgCGGGAttggagggagtggaggagCCAGGGGTATGTGGATGGGTTGTTtagggggatggtgaggaatTCTCTTGCGGGGTAG
- a CDS encoding hypothetical protein (COG:C; EggNog:ENOG503NWXH; CAZy:AA7), translated as MSLSTCCAAILAALGSSKVSAPGNFRYTSSLSSYYSLQTSQTQPDCIVQPASAADVSTAVTILAANSANPACRFAVRSGGHMFHAQASNIAGGVTLDLRDLNEITLVNGNADVRLGVGLTWGEVYAQLDPLGLTVAGGRIASVGVGGYIVGGGLSFLSPKVGFAADTVSKYEVVLANGTLVEATATQNSDLLRALRGGGNNLGIVTRVTMKTHTQGLMWGGTMMHPTTTLHNHLLAFIDFNKATGYDENASLITSLVYYYGISHTISTQMAYTGPPSSSPPAAFSDFLSVPWVTTNYARVNTMRNVTVEAGASIPGSSRNLWWTQTAVCNLQVLGAAYQIWWDSHSSVQNIPGIVWTMTFQPLPPSIYNRNPTTNSLGFNSPSRSNQPLVVIQLLASWASSLDDAFVRTKARELYDSLTAELVAKSATDPWVYLNYAADWQDPIAGYGTGNVAALQAARTKYDPNGVFTSRVPGGFKIPV; from the exons ATGTCTCTCTCCACTTGT tGTGCGGCTATTCTGGCTGCTCTCGGAAGCTCCAAGGTCTCTGCTCCGGGGAACTTCAGGTACACATCATCGTTATCGTCCTACTATTCTCTGCAAACATCTCAGACACAGCCGGACTGCATTGTGCAGCCAGCATCAGCTGCCGATGTTTCCACCGCCGTGACTATTCTCGCAGCCAATTCTGCCAATCCCGCATGTCGCTTTGCTGTTCGGTCAGGAGGACACATGTTCCATGCCCAAGCCTCCAACATCGCCGGTGGTGTTACCCTTGATCTGAGAGACCTCAACGAGATCACTCTTGTCAATGGAAATGCAGACGTGCGTTTGGGTGTGGGCTTGACCTGGGGAGAGGTCTACGCTCAGCTAGACCCCTTGGGCCTGACCGTTGCTGGCGGAAGAATCGCGAGcgtgggtgttggtggctaCATCGTCGGCGGAGGACTGTCCTTCCTCTCACCAAAGGTTGGCTTCGCCGCTGATACTGTCTCCAAGTACGAAGTCGTCTTGGCCAACGGCACATTGGTTGAGGCCACAGCCACCCAGAACTCTGACCTGCTGCGTGCTCTTCGTGGAGGTGGCAACAATCTGGGCATCGTCACCCGCGTGACGATGAAGACACACACCCAGGGGCTAATGTGGGGAGGAACCATGATGCACCCTACCACGACGCTTCACAACCACCTCTTGGCATTCATCGACTTCAACAAGGCCACTGGATACGACGAGAAtgcctccctcatcaccagtcTTGTCTACTACTACGGCATCAGCCATACCATCTCAACTCAGATGGCGTACACTGGACCCCCTTCGTCGTCGCCACCCGCTGCGTTCTCTGACTTTTTGAGCGTCCCATGGGTCACAACCAACTACGCCAGGGTGAACACCATGAGAAACGTGACTGTCGAAGCAGGAGCCAGCATTCCAGGTAGCAGCCG caacctctgGTGGACCCAAACAGCAGTCTGCAACCTCCAAGTCCTCGGCGCGGCCTACCAAATCTGGTGGGACTCCCACTCCTCGGTCCAAAACATCCCCGGCATCGTCTGGACCATGACCTtccagcccctcccccccagcatTTACAACCGCAACCCgaccaccaactccctcggGTTCAACTCCCCCAGCCGCAGCAATCAGCCCTTGGTTGTCATCCAGCTGCTCGCTTCGTGGGCTAGTTCCCTCGATGATGCTTTTGTCAGGACAAAGGCGAGGGAATTGTACGATTCTCTTACGGCGGAGTTGGTGGCCAAGAGCGCGACGGATCCGTGGGTGTATCTGAACTATGCGGCTGATTGGCAGGATCCGATTGCGGGGTATGGGACTGGGAATGTGGCTGCTCTGCAGGCGGCGAGGACGAAGTATGATCCGAACGGGGTTTTTACTAGTAGGGTGCCGGGTGGGTTCAAGATTCcggtttga
- a CDS encoding hypothetical protein (COG:S; EggNog:ENOG503PBJV) encodes MSTRYEYSYLETGHIRLLHILSVSPEIRVRIDVVPLDTDPAPIYAALSYLWGENPPFSRVIVEPHGRHVDIARNLTVCFQHLDAFIGTNIWIDAVCINQEDDEEKSRQVSRMGSIYERATKVLSWLGPSADNSDAAIDGISNYGKAAVDAGLLDIKKELLETWPDVGDDPANMRARDAVVELMVKANAAEGDADRAAERFPRLAFAAITRREYFNRVWIKQEITLARNSIVLCGFKQTDAESFHASLLFYGLLIVWETNEYRAGRHARIPGPFSIEELMAAPGGPWALLKQTNTDPAAGSAFSGRRKFLREGGKKPLFELLHTSYVRSGALGLRSTKPLDKIYALLGIAADAVESGIYPDYTKTPDEAFEQAARFLIAQGHVDVLKWCRTRRVNPPTWVPDFDANLSYTWSDDMGVPLFKATGSKSQPITLVHEMNGPRPASLRLHGVCLDTVVAVGSVFVHNDGMKYPQEAARQLFLNVKAFLERTSKYTKDQWDDALWRIPICDREYHPTSMYFQRATLERSGRQFELLRTQPVDDEKVMAETMSYQATMRYENGARPILLTAGYVGLGPMETMAEDIVVLLYGGSTPFVLRSTRTRGEYYLVGEAYIYGVMDGEMMDKGLEEEVFTLY; translated from the coding sequence ATGAGCACCCGATACGAATATTCATATCTCGAAACTGGACacatccgcctccttcaTATTCTCTCTGTTTCCCCCGAGATACGCGTCCGCATCGATGTTGTCCCTCTCGACACCGACCCCGCCCCCATCTACGCGGCATTATCCTATCTCTGGGGCGAAAACCCACCGTTCTCTCGCGTCATTGTCGAGCCTCATGGGCGACACGTCGATATCGCACGCAACCTGACCGTATGCTTTCAACACCTCGATGCCTTCATTGGGACCAACATTTGGATCGACGCAGTGTGTATCAACCaggaagatgacgaggaaaAGTCGCGCCAGGTTTCACGAATGGGGTCCATCTATGAACGTGCCACCAAGGTGCTGTCCTGGCTTGGCCCCTCTGCTGACAACAGTGATGCTGCCATAGACGGCATCTCCAACTATGGGAAGGCGGCTGTAGATGCCGGTCTGCTTGACATCAAGAAGGAACTCCTCGAGACTTGGCCAGATGTGGGTGACGACCCTGCCAATATGCGCGCAAGGGATGCAGTGGTGGAACTCATGGTCAAGGCGAACGCAGCCGAGGGTGATGCAGACCGTGCTGCTGAGCGGTTCCCACGTCTTGCATTTGCTGCGATTACTCGTCGGGAGTATTTCAATCGCGTCTGGATCAAGCAGGAAATTACGCTTGCGCGCAATTCCATTGTCCTTTGTGGCTTCAAGCAAACCGATGCCGAGTCATTCCACGCCTCTCTTCTGTTCTATGGCCTGCTGATTGTCTGGGAAACCAACGAGTACAGAGCCGGTCGACATGCTCGAATTCCGGGACCCTTCTCCATAGAGGAACTGATGGCTGCGCCAGGCGGCCCTTGGGCCCTCTTGAAACAAACGAACACGGACCCCGCCGCGGGATCAGCCTTCTCAGGCCGGCGCAAGTTCCTACGTGAAGGTGGCAAGAAGCCTCTATTCGAACTCCTCCACACTTCATACGTGAGGAGCGGTGCTCTCGGCCTGCGGTCCACGAAACCCTTGGACAAGATCTACGCCCTGCTTGGTATCGCGGCAGACGCAGTTGAATCGGGAATTTACCCAGACTACACCAAGACACCCGACGAAGCTTTCGAACAAGCAGCAAGGTTCCTCATCGCCCAAGGCCATGTCGATGTCCTCAAGTGGTGTCGCACACGACGGGTCAACCCACCGACATGGGTCCCCGACTTCGATGCCAATCTCTCGTACACGTGGTCTGACGATATGGGCGTCCCGTTATTCAAAGCAACAGGGTCCAAGTCCCAACCGATAACTTTAGTTCACGAGATGAATGGCCCGCGGCCCGCCTCGCTTCGACTGCATGGTGTTTGTCTTGACACTGTTGTGGCAGTTGGCAGTGTCTTTGTCCACAACGACGGGATGAAATATCCCCAGGAAGCCGCTCGCCAGTTGTTCCTTAACGTCAAGGCGTTCCTCGAGCGGACATCAAAGTATACAAAGGACCAGTGGGACGATGCGTTATGGCGCATTCCCATCTGCGACAGGGAGTACCACCCTACATCTATGTACTTTCAGCGGGCTACCCTCGAACGATCAGGCAGGCAGTTTGAACTGTTACGCACCCAACCGGTGGATGACGAGAAGGTTATGGCGGAAACCATGTCTTATCAGGCCACGATGCGGTATGAGAATGGTGCGCGTCCTATCCTTCTGACGGCTGGTTATGTTGGGCTGGGTCCGATGGAGACAATGGCGGAGGACATCGTTGTGCTCTTGTATGGCGGGTCGACCCCGTTTGTGCTGAGATCTACGAGGACTCGGGGCGAGTATTATCTTGTTGGGGAGGCGTATATTTATGGCGTGATGGAcggggagatgatggataaggggctggaggaggaggtgtttaCTCTGTACTAG
- a CDS encoding hypothetical protein (COG:O; CAZy:CE1; EggNog:ENOG503NYSJ), producing the protein MKTVAVLSLLASLASAASLTLVTENFGPNPRNNPFYIYVPDVLPPNPAILVNPHWCHGTAPAAFSGSQYATLASQHGFIVIYPQSSPAQANSDKCWDVSSKETLTHNGGGDSLGVVSMVKWTINKYNADPKRVFVTGVSSGGMMTQVLLGSYPDVFAAGAAFAGVPFGCFAPAGNNTGAFGYWSDDCAKGRVTKTPAQWADLVKSAYPGYDGWRPKLQLFHGTNDEILDYVNHQEGIKQWAEVLGVGITPVSVTPNTPISGWTKSVYGAEGWLEGYSAAGVPHDIRVQEATVMAFFELACKGEDCFRWGDGEWCDAEPSATTSSVVVSTTGAPVTTTSTSSTSVRVTTPSATSTSSRVTTTFVTSTSTAAPVAGQPLWAQCGGMGFNGPTACAVGTCTIYNPYYAQCVPRTGVPIW; encoded by the exons ATGAAGACTGTCGCGGTTCTTTCTCTGCTGGCCTCGTTGGCCTCGGCGGCTTCGCTGACGCTGGTCACGGAGAACTTTGGTCCTAACCCCCGCAAC AACCCCTTCTACATCTACGTCCCCGacgtcctccctcccaacccagccatcctcgtcaaccCCCACTGGTGCCACGGCACCGCtcccgccgccttctccggCTCCCAGTAcgccaccctcgcctcccagCATGGCTTCATCGTCATCTACCCCCAGTCCTCCCCCGCCCAAGCAAACTCGGACAAGTGCTGGGATGTCTCCTCCAAGGAAACCCTCACCcacaacggcggcggcgactCCCTCGGTGTCGTCTCCATGGTCAAGTGGACAATCAACAAGTACAACGCCGACCCTAAGCGCGTCTTCGTCACCGGTGTCTCCTCCGGCGGCATGATGACCCAGGTGTTGCTTGGATCTTACCCCGATGTGTTCGCTGCCGGTGCCGCCTTTGCTGGCGTTCCCTTTGGCTGCTTCGCCCCTGCTGGGAACAACACCGGCGCCTTTGGCTACTGGAGCGATGATTGCGCCAAGGGGAGGGTGACCAAGACTCCGGCTCAGTGGGCCGACTTGGTCAAGAGCGCCTACCCGGGGTATGATGGGTGGAGGCCAAAGTTGCAGTTGTTCCACGGGACGAATGATGAGATTTTGGATTATGTCAACCACCAGGAGGGGATTAAGCAGTGGGCTGAGgtgcttggggttgggatcaCACCTGTTAGTGTTACTCCTAATACTCCTATCAGCGGGTGGACAAAGAGTGTGTATGGTGCGGAgggttggttggaggggtatAGCGCTGCCGGGGTGCCGCATGATATTCGGGTGCAGGAGGCGACGGTGATGGCTTTCTTCGAGCTGGCTTGCAAGGGGGAGGATTGCTTCCGGTGGGGGGATGGCGAGTGGTGTGATGCTGAGCCTAGTGCTACGACGAGCTCGGTTGTGGTTTCGACGACGGGGGCGCCGGTTACGACGACGAGCACGAGCTCGACCAGTGTGAGAGTGACGACTCCTAGCGCTACTAGCACCAGCTCGAGGGTGACTACCACGTTTGTGACTTCTACTTCTACCGCTGCGCCAGTTGCCGGCCAGCCTTTGTGGGCACAGTG CGGTGGCATGGGATTCAACGGTCCAACAGCATGTGCCGTGGGAACCTGCACCATCTACAATCCCTATTACGCTCAG TGCGTCCCAAGGACAGGGGTTCCCATCTGGTAA
- a CDS encoding hypothetical protein (COG:O; EggNog:ENOG503P7MG), translating into MVFTFPADLYSTDPNFTTLFRLLDDFDTYSREVQDESASTPAPASRGGRHRRGPRPRFDIRETPKSYEIYGEVPGMSRSDIHIELTQENVLLIRGHVERPYDTTPSNKTKAKPVTVTGEKCDDCDCGPGKPCEECDKAKCECTEGKHCNVCGMDTCPKHEGEGAAKAEGKKDGSETIRYLLKERFVGDFSREFAFPGPLQEFDIGASLEDGILKVVVPKQEVAKGGRKIEIQ; encoded by the exons ATGGTCTTCACTTTCCCCGCAGACCTCTACTCCACCGACCCcaacttcaccaccctcttccgcctcctcgacgATTTCGACACCTACTCCCGCGAAGTCCAAGATGAATCAgcctccaccccagccccTGCCTCACGCGGAGGCCGTCACCGCCGCggcccccgcccccgcttCG ACATCCGTGAGACCCCCAAATCCTACGAAATCTACGGCGAAGTCCCCGGCATGTCCCGCTCCGACATCCACATTGAACTAACCCAGGAAaacgtcctcctcatccgggGCCACGTCGAGCGCCCCTacgacaccaccccctccaacaaaaccAAGGCCAAGCCCGTCACCGTCACTGGCGAGAAGTGCGACGATTGTGACTGTGGGCCTGGTAAGCCGTGTGAGGAGTGTGACAAGGCCAAGTGTGAGTGTACAGAGGGGAAGCATTGCAATGTCTGTGGGATGGATACCTGTCCCAAGcatgaaggggagggggcggccaaggcagaggggaagaaggatgggagTGAGACGATTCGGTATctgttgaaggagaggttcGTTGGGGATTTCAGCAGGGAGTTTGCCTTTCCGGGGCCGCTGCAGGAGTTTGATATTGGGGCTAGCTTGGAGGATGGGATTTTGAAGGTTGTGGTGCCGAAGCAGGAGGTTGCCAAGGGCGGGAGGAAGATTGAGATTCAGTAG
- a CDS encoding hypothetical protein (EggNog:ENOG503PHS7): MAPPIAPVQNQIRQVNVRQVATVTVWGPIPTDLPDPTVQVLQETRTIYIAPTTTNTEAVVVAGGGGGLNGGEIAGIVIGTLVAVILIIWLIKYLSQRNRRPSYYHEEKVRSGSRHGHHHHHHHHGRGRSRSSRSRSRSIEIREVSRPARVYSTRSRSRSRQQRTYE, encoded by the exons atggCGCCACCAATCGCACCCGTCCAAAACCAAATCCGCCAAGTCAACGTCCGCCAGGTCGCGACAGTCACCGTCTGGGGTCCCATCCCGACTGACCTCCCTGACCCCACGGTTCAGGTCCTGCAAGAGACTCGGACAATCTACAtcgctcccaccaccaccaacaccgaggcagtggttgttgctggtgggggcGGTGGTTTGAACGGAGGCGAGATCGCCGGCATCGTCATCGGAACTCTCGTCGCGGTTATTCTCATTATTTGGCTCATCAAGTATCTGTCCCAGAGGAACAGGCGGCCGAGCTATTACCATGAGGAGAAAGTGAGGAGCGGGAGTAGGCacggtcatcatcatcaccaccaccatcatggaCGTGGCAGGTCGAGGAGCAGCCGGAGCAGGAGCCGGAGTATTGAGATTAGGGAAGTGAGTCGCCCTGCGAGGGTGTACAGCACCCGGTCCAGGTCCAGGTCCAG ACAGCAAAGGACATATGAATGA